CTTAAAAGCCTGCTTCCAAAAAAAGCTTCTTGaattcctcttcacttctctccTTTCCATTCAAAGTTGTCATGGCAATATCCATTCTGAGCTTCATTTGAGTAAGTCCAAATTCATCTTGTTTTTCATTTATCACAAGATCTATGACAATTGCTTTTCCTCCTTTAGTATTATTTGAAATTGCATCTTTGCATTTCTTCAGTATCTTTACACAATGTTCTTCATCCCAATCATGTAGAATCcactaaataaaaaacaaaacaaaaaggttaGGAATTGTATCATACCATTTTCTTCACCTTTAATGTCTCTTGGCCATAAAGAATTCTACCAACAAATAATATAAATCCTAAATTCTTCCTCTTTAATAttagccattttttaaaattttaaattataaattttaaataattcaaaaaatgaaaattaaaaaaatatgacaaaaaattaatttatattaattaattaaaaaataattttaaatattctatTTAAAAACAAATAAGTACTACTTTAAAAaaacgaatatatatatatatatatatatatatatatatatatatgtgtgtgtgtgtgtacaaTTTGTTGTCTAATCTAAAAACATTGACTTTTAATGTATAATTTTGTCCAAattaacatttattttaaaattgaaacaGAATGAAACATCTATGAAAACAAGTATAATAAATTGatgaaataatataatttaggAGAAAGTATTATTTATGTTTCTAATATTTggagtaaattttaatttaatacttaaagTTTCAAACCTTTTATTTtagtcaaaaaaaaatttaatgtccTATTTCAAtcccaaaaattttttaagtGGGTTTAACGTTATCTCGCtattaaatttgacacaaataattTGCATATTGAAGAGCCAATATAGCATTTGATTTCAGTATTTAATAAAATCGATCCATCAACgattattaatataaaagatttttctttacttttaaagCGTTGACGATTGATTGTTATAATTTAGAGTTTTAcaccaaaaaaaatttgagaagaagaAGTATTACAAAAtagttttagttatgtttttttAATACATGGAAGAAGATATTATTTAACTAGTTAGTAATGTTATTAATATCTACATCATTCATTCGGTTAATTATTAGTGTCAAATTTAACGATAGGACAATGTtaaatctatttaaaattttttgaaacaaaaataagatGTTTAAAATTAGAAACTAAATTAGAATTTAGctgaaacaaaaataataatttacccTGTAatttacatatacatatataattgaaCATATCTCCACCAACAaagctcaaattgttgctggtGGTTCCTGAAAAATTCTCCACAACATGTGGAAGGTCAAACACTATGCACTTCAATTTGGGAAACATGTCACTAATAATCTTAGATATGGTTCCATTTCCACCACCAACATCTACAATGGATTCCAACCCTTCAAAAACAGCACTATGATCTTTCAATGCCAACTTCACCATTTGAGAGTCACTAGCCATTGACTCATTAAAGGAAGTCAAAATTGAAGGGTTTTTGCTAAGAAAGTCCCAAAGATTTGTTCCAAGGGAAATTTCAGATAAAGTAAGATTTTTTTCTAAAGTCCATTTTCCTAATAAGTTAAAAGAACTTGACATAAGGGGATTAAGACCACACTTAGCCATTGGAGTTAAACAATATTCAGTGCCTTTAACAAGAAGCTCAGAAGCAATAGTGAGAGCAtatgcttcttttttttctttgttttcatcaccaccatcatcatcatggaTTGTTACAATATCAAAGAATCCATTGTGACTTAGGTGGCGCATAAGACGCTCCACACCACTAATTTTGGATGGTGGAACTTGTAAAATTGAGATCAATTCATGAAGGGTGATGGGTTTTTCATGGTTGTAGATTATGGTTGGTATTTCTAACTCAATGCACCATTTAAGGCACATAGAATCTAAGTAAGCATACATGTGTTTGTACACATGAACTTGCCCTTCAAAAATCTCATTTGATTTGCGACCACTTAGTAAATCCATTTTTTCCACCATGTTTTTCATGTATGTGTTTGCATTGAAACAATAGTTTCATGCATTATATATGCACATTAGGGGAAACTATAAGGTTGAATCACATTCAATTATTGTTGACcttaatataaaacaaataagAATTCCAAATACAAAGCAAATAAGGATTTCAAACAGTCACGAACACCTCCAACCGGTctccctctccttctctctccctcACCATCCTCTCTCATCTGCTACGCCGCCACAAACACTCGCCGCCGTAGCCCTCAACATCCACTGTCGCGGCGCCGCGTAACCTGAAGCCTTCATCAGCGTTGATCAGAACTGCAGCCCCCAACCTCCTTCGCGCGTGTGTTCCCCTTGCTTGCAGCAGCTGCTTCAGTAGCCCCGGTCTTGCACCGCTCACCCATTGTGTGCGCTCGTCTTTTGGCGCCGGCCTGTCTCCGTGCCAGTAACCTGTACGGTGTGCGCGCCCTGCGTCCACCTGACTCCTGCCTCCTTCATCAGCCAGTTGAAGGCGTGACGGTTGGACGGGTCACGGTCGCATTGGTGTTATGGTCCCCTCACACCTATCATAGTCGTCCTCTCCTCATCTGTTCAAGCtttaattttttcctttttttatttttttattttatggttaCATCAAATCATAAGACTCATGTGTCaaattatacatatttttttaataaaaataaaattgttggaTGATCAtagttgcttcttcttctattttaatggtcaatttaggatgattattttagtaggtatgcggatggttattttaaattttatgtagatgattattttgactggattgggtttagttatatataattaaaatatgttggatattcaatttattaggtaagcagatgattatttttattcttaggtGGATGATTATTTTTACTAAGAGTGAGTGGCGTGTGGCAAGCCAAGCAGTGAAGGTGAAGTggaatgattattgatgaaggtgggAGTGGCAgccggttgaaaaagaagagggTATTGGAGTGAAATGTTTTGGTAAATTAGAattttggatggttatttttttggaataattaattgaatttttttaaaattggaaatttaaaattagaaaatttaaaatttaaaatttaaaatttgatatgaaaTAACTGAATGAGAGCTTTTGAATTTAGGATAATATGTGAAgggaattttattatttatttttattgagttaaataactaacccattatacacattgtcaAGATTTCTCATTATCTTCCTAGTGGATTCTATTTTAATACTATATATACAATTTATAAGCTTCATTGTactaattttttcaaacttttgatTCCAACCAATTGTGATTAAGATCTTTATCCATCCATTAATTAGGAATATTTTAAGGACGCCATCTTGATTTTTCACAATTTTAATGTCAATAATAGTGTTTGTTTTTTTGTTaagagaagagaatgaaaaaaaaaagaaaaataaagtaaacaaaggcttttttatttaattaaaatatttagtttCCTATATTACTTGATTCCCCTAAATGGTTTTCGTGAACGTGAATACTCTAaaccatataatatataaatcgttCTAGACTCGTGTGTTTTAATCAATATATAAATCACTGTACCTTGggacgatttatgcatgaattgCATAGCTGAAGAAGGTATAAATCGTCCTAGCCCACTGTGTATTAAAACTAACACGTAAATCGTCCTAGGCTAAGATAATTAATGCATTTTAACCTAAAACACTCTATCCTGGCACGATTTACGTGTTGCTTCTTAACCCTCAACCCCTAGCACGATTTACGTACAAATCCAAGCCCCACAATATTCTAACACGATTTACGTGCAACCCTAACCCCTACCAACCCAGCACGATTTACATGCATATATACACCCCTCAATAGCCTAGGACGATTCATGCATTACCCCCTAACCCTACTTACCTTCCCACAAGTAATGTCTCTTTCGTGAGACTCCATTAGCGGCGAAGAGTTTAGTGGAGGGGAGGAGAGCCACGGCCGAAAGTTGAAGGAAGGGTGTAGTGGTGGAAAGTCGGCGGCGGTGGAGGGTTGGTTATGCGGCAAAAGGGTTGTCCTCCGGTGCACGGCGTTGAAGGTGGCCCATGGCGGAGGATTGAGGTGATAATTGCGGCGGTGGAAGATTGGGTTGGCGGCGGTTGAAGGCTGGTTTGGTGGCATTGAGGGGCGATGCAAGATGGCGAGGAACGAAGGTAACATGTACCGATTGAACGGCATCACACACGTGGCAGGTTTTATCGACGAAGAGGTTAGTGATTAATTTGTTTTACAGCTCATATAGTCAATGACGTTGATGTGTTTAGTTATAATAATgtgattattttgaaaaaaaaagcttGTTGTGTTAGAAATTTGTAAAACATTAAGCTTAATATGCTTAGGATTGGTATGGTTCTTGTTCGGTTTAGGGATGAGGTTGATTTCTGATGCATGTTTTTGGTTGTTGTGTGATGTTGAGTTGTGACTGTTGTTGTTATTCTATTATCAGCCAACCCGGTGTGTACGGATCATCCGTAGGCAACAAAAGATGATATTGCATGACCGTATTATGTCTTACCTAGATAGTACCGGATTGCTGCATGTTGCTAGGCTGAATGATTATTGGTTTAAGTTGAATGAGTCACTGATTAGTGCCTTTGTTGAGCGTTAGCATCCAGAGACTCACACTTTTCACATGCCATTTGGGGAATGCAATATTACTTTACAGGATGTGGCATATCAGTTCGGTCTCCCTGTTGATGGATTTCCAGTTAGTGGTTGTCTCAGTGACTTTGAGCAGCTAATGGAGGGTGGAAAGCCTGCGTGGCAGTGGTTTCAAGAATTGTTTGGTGAACTTCTTCCTGAGGACTGTATCGATGAGTTCACTGTGTCGTATGGCTGGTTTCAAAACAGATTCAGAGTCATGCTGACTGATGCTACAGAGCCGACGGTACATGTCTATGCGCATTGttacatcatgatgttgttgttCACGATGCTTTTTGGCAACAAGTCTGGTGCTAGAGTTCACTTACGGTGGCTCCCATATGTTGCGGATCTCGACGGACTCGGGAAGTATAGCTGGGGTTTGACTACGTTGTCTTGGTTATATAGGTGTCTCTGCAAAGTTGCCAATTAGAATATAAAAAACTTAGCTGGGCCACTAGCATTGCTGCAGTCCTGGATATTCTAGAAGTTCCCTACATTCAGGCCGAGAGGGTTTGATGTCATTCTCTAGCCGCTTGCATCAAGGTGAGAATAATGCTTATTATTTAGCTTCATATACTTTAACTACCAacgtaatttttttattgttaatgcCTGAATCACTGTTACCGTATGTATAATGACGTCGTTTTTTATTCTTGCAGGTGGGGTAGATACATGCCATCATCAGATGAGAAGGGTCCTCAGGTCGTTGCTACCCGACACGGATTGGACAGGTTGAGGGTGGATGATGTAAGTATAACCTCCCATGACTTTTGTTCATgtttcatgttttctttgtttAGGTGTATTCATTACATACGAACTTTTGACATTACAATCTTACATGTTGCAGTTTATTTAGATGCCA
The sequence above is drawn from the Arachis hypogaea cultivar Tifrunner chromosome 4, arahy.Tifrunner.gnm2.J5K5, whole genome shotgun sequence genome and encodes:
- the LOC112794492 gene encoding isoflavone-7-O-methyltransferase 6-like, which produces MKNMVEKMDLLSGRKSNEIFEGQVHVYKHMYAYLDSMCLKWCIELEIPTIIYNHEKPITLHELISILQVPPSKISGVERLMRHLSHNGFFDIVTIHDDDGGDENKEKKEAYALTIASELLVKGTEYCLTPMAKCGLNPLMSSSFNLLGKWTLEKNLTLSEISLGTNLWDFLSKNPSILTSFNESMASDSQMVKLALKDHSAVFEGLESIVDVGGGNGTISKIISDMFPKLKCIVFDLPHVVENFSGTTSNNLSFVGGDMFNYICICKLQGKLLFLFQLNSNLWILHDWDEEHCVKILKKCKDAISNNTKGGKAIVIDLVINEKQDEFGLTQMKLRMDIAMTTLNGKERSEEEFKKLFLEAGF
- the LOC140184367 gene encoding protein MAIN-LIKE 1-like translates to MARNEGNMYRLNGITHVAGFIDEEDVAYQFGLPVDGFPVSGCLSDFEQLMEGGKPAWQWFQELFGELLPEDCIDEFTVSYGWFQNRFRVMLTDATEPTVHVYAHCYIMMLLFTMLFGNKSGARVHLRWLPYVADLDGLGKYSWGLTTLSWLYRCLCKVAN